From the Mya arenaria isolate MELC-2E11 chromosome 17, ASM2691426v1 genome, the window ttactCTATAGCAAATGCTATCAATTTGCTTCTTAAAAATCATAAAAGCTCTCggtgaaaactttaaaaaaaatcaaacttaacAATCTGTCCCATTTAAACGAAACTTTACTAGAAGCAATTGTTTTCTATTGATAATGGTTACATACGTCAATGATCTATTgcctttattcaattgaaatattatttaaacaattccaaaggatatatcgccactcgccgtgacagatcgcgacgaacatcgggcgtattcggcctgtaccggatgtttctatttttagaaacagaaggtatttcccggctattcataggtcaataatggaatttctacatcgtaggatttggaaacattgtgatgtttttctcatgaatatacgttaaaaataaataaacactaaaagtacacgatgacagttgattacgatacatctaacaatttgagtcattgcagttaaacatggattataagtgaaatatacgcgtaagagaagattttctctcggaaaaacgaactgtcaacaatcggcatggaactgggatattcttatcaaagggctctgaatgtaagtatccttgagcagttttgtacgttgatgtgttcaaaaacgtttgttttttaatttatctttggaattcttaaatcatttttattagctaaatgtttagacagcatgttcatattttacatgtacttatgtacatgttacatatttttatatgtacttatgtacataacttatgtttaagatatgatatgagtatgtaatctttaaattgattgttttatcttagaaaaatattagacttaaatttttgtttaaaaatgatgtgttttggtacgtgacctatttctaacataccacaatacatgtacatacccgttatttgtttacaaaatgcatattttcaaaattaacctgtgaaaaaaagttgtatgtggtttggggcttgaagccgcatctgctaggacactattgacattcattggcttggtgaagatctcgttaaaaccccatactgttgtgaatcattatcaaccatatgcacaacaactacacatttgtgcctaccaacccttactcttggctaaaacagatattagtagaatgtataatacttgtgcatttgtattttacggtggtagtttctgctggttgataatcggaagtctaatttcttccaggcaggaaaatgactgaatattacttagtcaacaacactgggttatgaagaattccaccctgcattaaatattatgttggatccttgagagcggatttgacagccatgtccatccgcaaggcagtcgcatctgatcgagatgatgtgagtatttcatataaaacatatttgacttggtttttgtttttataaacctactgtattcaataatcaagtggtggtggtggtggtggtggtggtggtggtggtggtgatggtggtcaagtggtggtggtggtggtggtggtggtgatgatgatgatgatgatgatgatgatgatgatgatgatgatcatgatgaattttattgatacatttaataattttctttatatatatatatacatgtatgtatcagcttgttgttgtttttttcaaaataatgtcgagaaatattaaactgtttatattttattttgtatatgtatggcagtataattatctataccaattagttagaaaggctttaaagtacaactttttttcctttacagcactaaacattcttgatgggtaaagtgcctgaaggtgcatgaaaaccaaatcagcattgactcagcattgagtagttatcatctgtgcacacactacaagtacaaagcatgggaacagaccaaacttcaaatgttgaagagtgaagaattattgtgaaaataactaattgttagaataccaatgacaaaataaaacagatatacatcaaattacccacagagattgtttacatgttataatattaaaaaaaaacattagttgagaactttcactctgatatttttggaggggcgagcccacttagtgtttttgtttcttcacatattttagtttaaaagtacactcatttgttttaaactctgtattctgagttagtatcataagtaaaattcatttatttgaaagagtacattttatgaataagtccaattaagctttatatttttttacaagaaaaaggttgatttttaagcattttattagctataaaaatgtatggtaacatgacattatgtatattttcttcaaaactggatggtaaactatcataaattgtcttttaaattgttcaatagacatcatagataatatctaaaatgatttcagcagcttgccttatagttaactattttttatgaattttataaaactgctatatattttcaaacagcgaaaaactgctcttttccgaagaatcataagatcaatcaaaataaaaaaattccatgtttatcaataatgtgttcgtttgaactctggttttctgttaaataaagtttattttaccagaaactgttgtgtttatttcataatctctgataatgcgaaaaaaaatcaaatatagacaaaatatttacttgtcgctctttgtagcccttggagtttgggggtgggtgtaatgaaacataaataacttttttaattcacggtaaaaaatcttcaaaatttggataaaagtcccatagtgtaccgtgattataactatgttgtcggttaaagcttttaaaaaagtgtgtattacgcggctaataccttaaacgAAACTTTACTAGAAGCAATTGTTTTCTATTGATAATGGTTACATACGTCAATGATCTATTgcctttattcaattgaaatattatttaaacaattccAAAGGAGACCgaatcatttaatttaataggCGTTAGTTAACGAAAGAAATTAAAAGGTTTTTGCTAAgatagcaaaatattttgtaagacGCTATGGGAAACTATAACTACTAATAACACAATATATGCTggaactgtatatatatataatactaatgTTGGCATTTCAATTCGTTTAGTAATGATTTGTGAGTTGTATGTACTTCAAAACGCCGAAATGCTGTGTGTCCGTGTATCCTGTGTTGTTCTGTTTCATACTCgtgtttaatatttctttttgtttgaaaaaaaaaatgtcttccTACTTGGGTACTCTGTGTTTTCTTGTCAAGTtgtgaataattatatttatagcaATCAAATGCAATTGTTAGTCACACATTCAacttacatttgtttaaatggcATTAAATTGTTTCATCAAAGGTGcgttttgtaatattttgctCCAACGTAATGTGGAAGAAATAATCGAGctatatataattgttaatatGTATAACCACTGCCATAGTACGAACAGAAACAGTTTCTTtaagtatataaacaaaaacagaagataaaatttatattttcgattataatcatactttgataatattcATCCCATGAGGTGCtcatttcttaatgatttagtaACTTGGATAAGTCGTCAAAACAAAGTTCAGTCACTTAGACAAGTGGTCCTTACAAAGTTAAATAGCTTAGACAACAAAAAGATCCGTCACTTGCACGAGTAGTCTATATAAATCTTCCGACACTTTGAAAATCGTGTCATCGTGGTCAAATCGCCGCGGTCCAGTCTTCCCCGGATTTATTTTCCACACGAAGTTCACCTACTCGCACTCGGAGCCGCAAACCTCCACTAGTTCTCTGCCAGTCTTGTTACTGGCGGATTCTCTCTTCATCAGCAAATTTTCCACTCCATCCTCCGCAGCGTAAAGAATTTGTTGAAGAGCAAGCAGAGCCAGACAGTTGATCTTCTCATTGGAGGCGACTTCACATTCATAGTTCTTCACGGGATGGATGGAGTTTCGCGGAAGTCCAATAAGATCTGATACTTTCTTGACACTCTCTGCAACTTGGGCGCTCTTGAAGACGGTTTCCAAATCCCTGCCAACATCCGGGTCTATCAATTCAACGTGAGTTAGGAGAACTGCTTGGGATACGCCTAAAATTTGACAGCATGTCAGACATATGTTGCTTCAATTCCCAAAAGAATTAgtatataattaattgtaaccacgggaAGGGTGCcattatttttaaacgtttGCATAATATGGGcttaattattcataaaaatcaaatttaatttctaaacaatcgaaacatttcttaaatctACAAAAGGACACATAAGTATCCATAGTGAAGTGTCCCTGACATTatccatttatttcatacacattgTATTCAACAAAACGCCCCTAAGTGTAGTTACCTTTCCTGATACAGAACATTTTCAGGGCACGAATCTTCTGCAGTATTTCAGCGGACAGACTGTCAAGGGACGAAGCGTCTAATACATAAACCACGCAGTGGGTTTTGTCTTCAAGGTTGGGCCGCAAGACAAAAAGTGCATCGTCCAATGATAACTCTACTTCAGGATTAAACTGTAATGGAtagtgacaaatgcccccgattAGGCCAGTCGGATGGATAACCAttagacatatacatgtagccTATATGctgaacaattttttttattagaatcccattttttataaagatgcactcttactcccaaataagatttaccacaattaatacaaatgttttaatataccaaaaaggatgaaaaaatgttgaagacaatggttcttatgaaaaatatcgagtttatttgaagtaaatgtgcagaaaacacggttaTTCTACTTTATTAGACGATAGTAGGtaacagttaatcttttagcattcaccaatcatttaatattttttgcgttttcagctgttaaatacaccgttacaatcttgttatcagttatcaatatcttccataaatgcattatttagtaagtagttcaagATTTATagctcaaaatgtatgtttgttgcacatgtgtatgcattgattttgaaatagagtgtcactttaacaaatgCCTTAAAATGGTGCTCTACAAATAGGAGAAGATTGTCTTAATTTCTATAAGCTTCTAAAATAACgttgcatatttgttttgaaaagatTTATGGCTACAAAATCCATCCTGTGGAACAGTAATGACAGCATTAATGTTAAACGCGAAACACTTCTAACTGAAAAGTTATGCTATGAGTGCATGTGCTtgtttaatgcaccagtcaattgtaaccaagccccccccccccccccccccccccccggggtATACCGATGagagccggggaaatgggccgtgttttacctttcaggtagccttgcagtgccgggtgaatgcggtggttttgtcttcgctttaaatatagcggggaatggaccttacctagggtccctggggtgcgggggcatttggcagggattctACCATTTGTTCGTCCCCGAAGgtcggggattttagctggggttggctggaccgaaagtgaAAGTCCCGGccattccccggacctgggggggggggggcgtggttacaattgactggtgcataatgttgagcacatattttttttgtaaatcatgTCTATGAGAAGATATAagtgatattatttatacaacatatatactgccgcaaataagttttaattttaaaaagctTTGGATGAAAGGCGTATGTTATAATTGCAGAAAAGTAAATACTTTTAATCATATTATGTTGACTTTCACCTCATAATACTCTGGAATGTGTCCTTGTACAAGGTGCTTGTATTCCGTCAAATCCAGGCATGCCTTGTCTGATATTCCTCGTGTGTCACACAGCTTGAAACCCAGAAGTCCACACGCTTCCGTCTTTACACTGTATGGGTGAAACtggaaatacaaaaataatgactCTGTACTCAAATATGCGTCTAAAATGATACGAAGTGTATATCAGAGTGCTTTGGAATTTGTGTTCATATCTGTACGGAATTGTGGGTTTGGTCAATGGCCAAGTTTGCACAGCGAAGAAGATGCCGACGACAAAAAGACTACGATAACATCTCCATTTTTACGAGTTGAACAGCTTATCTCTTTTTAAACACCCCCACTATGCAAGTAGGACTGTTAACTGTTACCTTTAATGATGACACATTCGTTAACGAGTTTTGCCTGAAACTCATGCATACTCATGGAATTTCTACACATGAACGAAAATAAATTATCTTACATTGCCTTCATCAAAACATACCGTATTTGTGACGCTTGTATCGCCTTTCCCACAGGCAGCCCTGTGACTAACCCGGCCCTGGAAGGCAGTCATTATCGTGTTACAGTAACTTGACTTGCCGGAACCAACAGGTCCTATAAGTGTCAGCCTGTAGCCTGCCATTTTCGTTTTTCCTGGAGTTTTTTGGCTCTGAATTGCTGCAGTAAGTTCAGAAAGTTTCtgaaaggaaattaaaaataacgGTCACAGTGAAACCTGTGTAAGGAATTAAGTTAAACAGGAAACTAAGATCCAGGCTCCAATAACACAATACGTTACCATAGAATGTGttttggtaaacatattgaCAAGTCTAATTATTGGTACATTCTTAGTTGTAATTCTTAATCATTTTACGTcaccaaataaataaataaatcaatgacaACAATATGGTATGACATTTTTACGACATTCTTTGTTCTAATAATAAAAAGTGTACACCTTGTTGTTCAGGTCTGGAACAGTTCGCCAGCTTCTCTCCAGTTGTACGTCTGGCTCCCTTCCTTCTGAAAATCAAAACAacgttcatcatcatcatcatcatcatcatcatcatcatcatcatcatcatcatcatcatcatcatcatcatcatcaccaccatcaccaccaccaccaccaccaccaccaccaccaccaccacaatcatcatcatcatcatcatcatcatcatcatcatcatcatcatcatcatcatcatcatcattgtcacgTTTTAGTATTTAATATGAAGTATAGTTATACCTGTAAGTTGATACACTTCAAGCTCATTGACGTCCAAGTCCCCGTTGTTAATCTCTGCCCACGATGATACTCCATCCATCTTATAGCACGCAGAAAAACTTGTTATTCCAGCTAGTTTAAAAACACCGTTTGATTCTTGAACGGTATTTTGGAATACGTAAATATCATTCGCTCCAAATAAGGGTCCGCAGTACGGCGAACTATAGATACTTTTGGTAGGATCTTTAACGCAGAATCTGATCACTTTTTTCTTTCCAGAGAAGGCTAGTTGGAACAAAAATGCAGCTGCATCACTGCTGTGACCTTTTATTTTTTGATCCCAATCCGTTGAGGTGTATCCCCCGTACACGGACCCGGAGGGATTATAAAATACAGTCACCGTGGGTCCTTTTTTGTCACATTTTGTGTGGAAGGTCTGCGCCGAGCAACCATCTCGTGTGATAGCGTACAACAAGCGGAAGGTCTTCGGGCCCTGTCCAATCCAATCCTCAAGTTGAGCCTTCTGTTCTCGTGAAAGTTTTCCCGCCATAGGGAGATCCTGTCGTCAAAAATGGAACACAGATGAGCAATGCACAAACGACTTCTTTAAGaaatactttttgaaatatgaacCCTACATTTGTTTCGAATTTATATAATAGTGAAGTCAAAGGCCTGGAGAAACACATTTGGGCTTATAACGATGTTACTTATTCCAAACAAGCTTCATCTGACATAATACCATGAACAATGAGTAGTTTATGAAACATGCAAGTGAATGTGAAATAAACCAAtattacatgcatgtgtctgtaaaatGAACCAGTGGTACATGCATATAACTGTATAATGAACCGGTAGTACATGCACgtgtctgtgaaatgaaccGGTAGTACATACACgtgtctgtgaaatgaaccGGTAGTATATGCACgtgtctgtgaaatgaaccGGTAGTGCATGCACgtgtctgtgaaatgaaccGGTAGTACATACACgtgtctgtgaaatgaaccGGTAGTTCATGCACGTGTCTGTGAAATAAACCAGTAGTACATACACGTGTCTGTGATATGAACCGGTAGTGCATGCACgtgtctgtgaaatgaaccGGTAGTACATGCAAGTGTCAGTGAAATGAACAGGTAGTACATGCAAGTGTCTGTATAATAAACCggtagtacatgcatgtgtctgtgaaatgaaccGGTAGTACATACACgtgtctgtgaaatgaacccaTAGTACATGCACGTGTCTGTATAATAAACCGGTAGTGCATGCACgtgtctgtgaaatgaaccGGTAGTACATACACgtgtctgtgaaatgaacccaTAGTACATGCACGTGTCTGTATTATAAACCGGAAGTATATGCACgtgtctgtgaaatgaaccGGTAGTGCATGCACCTGTCTGTGAAATGAACCGGTAGTGCATGCACGTGTCTGTGAAATAAACCGGTAGTGCATACACGTGTCTGTGAAAGGAACCGGTAGTACATGCACGTGTCTGTATAATTAACCGGTAGTACATGCACgtgtctgtgaaatgaaccGGTAGTGCATGCACgtgtctgtgaaatgaaccGGTAGTGCATGCACgtgtctgtgaaatgaaccGGTAGTGCATGCACGTGTCTGTGAAATAAACCGGTAGTACATGCACGTGTCTGTGAAATAAACCGGTAGTGCATGCACgtgtctgtgaaatgaaccGGTAGTGCATGCACATGTCTGTGAAATTAACCGTTAGTACATGCCTGTGTCTGTGCTCAAAATGAACCAATTTACATGCACgtgtctgtgaaatgaacccgtagtacatgcatgtgtctctGAAATGAACCGAATAAACATGGATATGTCTGTAAAATGAACCCTTGGCACATGCATTTTACTGTaaaatgaacccgtagtacatgtatgtgtctgtaaaaTAAGCCCGTAGTACATGAATGTGTCTATAAAATGAACCCGAAGTACATGCACGTGTCTCTAAATTGAACCGATAATATATggatatgtttgtaaaatataccAGTAATTAATGCATACGTCTGTGAAATGAAACCGCAGTACATGCATGTGACCTTGAAAATGAACCCATAGTACATACATATGCCTGTAAAACGAATCGATAGTACATAAATGTGTCTGTGAAAGGAACCcttagtacatgcatgtgtctgtgaAATAGACCCGTAGTACATGCACGTGTCTGTAAAATAAAACGGTAGTTCATGCACAtgtctgtgaaatgaacccgtagtacatgcatatgactgtgaaatgaacccgtagtacatgtatgtgcctgtgaaatgaacccgtagtacatgcatgtttctgtaaatgaacccgtagtacatgtatgtgccTGTGAAATGAACCCGTATTATATGCATATAGCTGTGAATTGAACCGGTAGTACATGCACTTGACTGTTAAATGAACCAGTAGTCCACGCAGATGTCTTTAGAATGAACCCATAGTGCATGCATATGTCTGTAAAATAAACCCGAAGTATATGTAAGTGTCTGTAAAATGAACCCGTAGTATATACATATGTCAGTGAAATGAACCCATAGTGCATGTATGTGTCTGTGAAAAGAACCCGTGGTACATGCATTGTCTATGAAATGAACcgtaatacatgtatgtgtctgtgaaatgaaccGGTAGTACATACACGTGTCTGTAAAACGAACCCATAGTACATGCATATGTCTGTGAAaggaacccgtagtacatgcacGTTTCTGTCAAATGAACCCATAGTACACACATATGTCAGTGGATTGAATCTGTAGTGCATGTATgtgtctgtgaaatgaacccgtagtacatgagtgtctatataaaatgaacccgtagtacatgaaTGTCTATATAAAATGAACCTGTAGTACATGAATGTCTATATaaaatgaacccgtagtacatgagTGTCTATATAAAATGAACCTGTAGTACATGAATGTCTATATAAAATGAACCAGTAGTACATGAGTGTCTATATAAAATGAACCTGTAGTACATGAATGTCTATATAAAATGAACCAGTAGTACATGCACGTGTCTCTAAAATGAACCAATAATACATGAATAAGGCAGTAAAAGGAAACTGAAGTCCTTGCATgtgtctgtgaaatgaacccggagtacatgcatgtgcctgtgaaatgaacccgtagtacatgtatgtgccTGTGAAATGAACCCGTATTATATGCATATAGCTGTGAATTGAACCGGTAGTACATGCACTTGACTGTTAAATGAACCAGTAGTCCACGCATATGTCTTTAGAATGAACCCATAGTGCATGCATATGTCTGTAAAATAAACCCGTAGTATATGTAAGTGTCTGTAAAATGAACCCGTAGTATATACATATGTCAGTGAAATGAACCCATAGTGCATGTATGTGTCTGTGAAATGAAGCCGTAGTATATACATATGTCAGTGAAATGGACccgttgtacatgtatgtgtctgtgaaatgaacccGTAGTAAATACATATGTCAGTGAAATGGAACCATAGTGCATATATTTGCTGTGAAATAAACCCGTGGTACATGCATTGTCTATGAAATGAACcgtaatacatgtatgtgtctgtgaaatgaaccGGTAGTACATACACGTGTCTGACAAACGAACCCATAGTACATGCATATGTCTGTGAAaggaacccgtagtacatgcacGTTTCTGTCAAATGAACCAATAGTACACACATATGTCAGTGGATTGAATCCGTAGTGCATGTATgtgtctgtgaaatgaacccGTAGTATAAACATATGTCAGTGAAATGGACCCATAGTGCATATATGTGTCTGTGAAAAGAACCCGTGGTACATGCATTGTCTATGAAATGAACcgtaatacatgtatgtgtcagTGAAATGGACCCATAGTACATACACGTGTCTGTAAAACGAACCCATAGTACATACATATGTCTGTGAAaggaacccgtagtacatgcacGTTTCTGTCAAATGAACCCATAGTACACACATATGTCAGTGGATTGAATCTGTAGTGCATGTATgtgtctgtgaaatgaacccgtagtacatgagtgtctatataaaatgaacccgtagtacatgagtgtctaaataaaatgaacccgtagtacatgaaTGTCTATATAAAATGAACCCGTAGTATATGCATGTGTCTCTAAAATGAACCAATAATACATGAATAAGGCAGTAATAGGAAACTGAAGTCCTTGCATgtgtctgtgaaatgaacccggagtacatgcatgtgcctgtgaaatgaacccgtagtacatgcatgtttctgtaaatgaacccgtagtacatgtatgtgccTGTGAAATGAACCCGTAGTATATGCATATAGCTGTGAATGGAACCGGTAGTACATGCACTTGACTGTTAAATGAACCGGTAGTCCACACAGATGTCTTTAGATTGAACCCATAGTGCATGCATATGTCTGTAAAATAAACCCGTAGTATATGTAAGTGTCTGTAAAATGAACCCGTAGTATATACATATGTCAGTGAAATGAACCCATAGTGCATGTATGTGTCTGTGAAATGAAGCCGTAGTATATACATATGTCAGTGAAATGGACccgttgtacatgtatgtgtctgtgaaatgaacccGTAGTAAATACATATGTCAGTGAAATGGAACCATAGTGCATATATTTGCTGTGAAATAAACCCGTGGTACATGCATTGTCTATGAAATGAactgtaatacatgtatgtgtctgtgaaatgaaccGGTAGTACATACACGTGTCTGAAAAACGAACCCATAGTACATGCATATGTCTGTGAAaggaacccgtagtacatgcacGTTTCTGTCAAATGAACCAATAGTACACACATATGTCAGTGGATTGAATCCGTAGTGTATGTATGTGTCTCTGAAATGAACCCGTAGTATAAACATATGTCAGTGAAATGGACCCATAGTGCATATATGTGTCTGTGAAAAGAACCCGTGGTACATGCATTGTCTATGAAATGAACcgtaatacatgtatgtgtctgtgaaatgaaccGGTAGTAAATACACGTGTCTGTAAAACGAACCCATAGTACATGCATATGTCTGTGAAaggaacccgtagtacatgcacGTTTCTGTAAAATGAACCCATAGTACACACATATGTCAGTGAATTGAATCTGTAGTGCATGTATgtgtctgtgaaatgaacccgtagtacatgagtgtctatataaaatgaacccgtagtacatgagtgtctatataaaatgaacccgtagtacatgaaTGTCTATATAAAATGAACCCGTAGTATATGCATGTGTCTCTAAAATGAACCAATAATACATGAATAAGGCAGTAAAAGGAAACTGAAGTCCTTGCATgtgtctgtgaaatgaacccggagtacatgcatgtgcctgtgaaatgaacccgtagtacatgcatgtttctgtaaatgaacccgtagtacatgtatgtgcctgtgaaatgaacccgtagtacatgcatgtgtctgtgaaatgaacccgtagtacatgtatgtgccTGTGAAATGAACCCGTATTATATGCATATAGCTGTGAATGGAACCGGTAGTACATGCACTTGACTGTTAAATGAACCAGTAGTCCACGCAGATGTCTTTAGATTGAACCCATAGTGCATGCATATGTCTGTAAAATAAACCCGTAGTATATGTAAGTGTCTGTAAAATGAACCCGTAGTATATACATATGTCAGTGAAATGAACCCATAGTGCATGTATGAGTCTGTGAAATGAAGCCGTAGTATATACATATGTCAGTGAAATGAACCCATAGTGCATGTATGTGTCTGTGAAATGAAGCCGTAGTATATACATATGTCAGTGAAATGGACccgttgtacatgtatgtgtctgtgaaatgaacccGTAGTAAATACATATGTCAGTGAAATGGAACCATAGTGCATATATTTGCTGTGAAATAAACCCGTGGTACATGCATTGTCTATGAAATGAACcgtaatacatgtatgtgtctgtgaaatgaaccGGTAGTACATACACGTGTCTGTAAAACGAACCCATAGTACATGCATATGTCTGTGAAaggaacccgtagtacatgcacGTTTCTGTCAAATGAACCCATAGTACACACATATGTCATTGGATTGAATCTGTAGTGCATGTATgtgtctgtgaaatgaacccgtagtacatgagtgtctatataaaatgaacccgtagtacatgaatgtctatataaaatgaacccgtagtacatgcatgtgtctctAAAATGAACCAATGATACATGAATAAGGCAGTAAAAGGAAACTGAAGTCCTTGCATgtgtctgtgaaatgaacccGGAGTACATGCATGTGCCTGTGAAATAAACCCGaagtacatgcatgtttctgtaaatgaacccgtagtacatgtatgtgccTGTGAAATGAACCCATATTATATGCATATAGCTGTGAATTGAACCGGTAGTACATGCACTTGACTGTTAAATGAACCAGTAGTCCACGCAGATGTCTTTAGAATG encodes:
- the LOC128222853 gene encoding interferon-induced protein 44-like, with the protein product MAGKLSREQKAQLEDWIGQGPKTFRLLYAITRDGCSAQTFHTKCDKKGPTVTVFYNPSGSVYGGYTSTDWDQKIKGHSSDAAAFLFQLAFSGKKKVIRFCVKDPTKSIYSSPYCGPLFGANDIYVFQNTVQESNGVFKLAGITSFSACYKMDGVSSWAEINNGDLDVNELEVYQLTEGREPDVQLERSWRTVPDLNNKKLSELTAAIQSQKTPGKTKMAGYRLTLIGPVGSGKSSYCNTIMTAFQGRVSHRAACGKGDTSVTNTFHPYSVKTEACGLLGFKLCDTRGISDKACLDLTEYKHLVQGHIPEYYEFNPEVELSLDDALFVLRPNLEDKTHCVVYVLDASSLDSLSAEILQKIRALKMFCIRKGVSQAVLLTHVELIDPDVGRDLETVFKSAQVAESVKKVSDLIGLPRNSIHPVKNYECEVASNEKINCLALLALQQILYAAEDGVENLLMKRESASNKTGRELVEVCGSECE